The Dama dama isolate Ldn47 chromosome X, ASM3311817v1, whole genome shotgun sequence nucleotide sequence CAGTTTGTAGGTTGGAGCTGAGAGAGTATCCTAGTACATAGTAGCCCCTTCCTTAGATGGCTAGGTGCTGAGATGAAAGGCCATTATTGTCACCATCCTATGGGGGTAGGGAAAGAATACCATTTTTGCAAGTCAAAGGAGGAAGTCTACAAAATGACAGTGGGTGGTTTTACTGTGTCTTGGAAGAATCTACTCAGCACTTTTTTCCTTACATCTTTCTGTTGGCCTACTAGTTAAGGTTCTACTGTTTGGGGATCACAGTATTTGTAATGAAGTCTGGTGGAAACCTAGAATCTCAAGATACTGAATGGCTTTTTTTCTTGAATGATTATTTTTactcccagctttattgagatataattgacagatagcattgtgtgttgttgttgttcagttgctcagtcgtgtctgactctctgcgacctcatggactacagcatgccaggcttgcctgtccttcaccatctccccgagcttgctcaaattctgtccattgagtcagtgataacatTGTGTTGGTTTAAAGTATAGaatatgatgatttgatacatatatatatatttgtgtgcagGATTCTGAGAGTGTTCTCTATAATGGCTTGTTTTGAATAGTTAATACATTCACATGGTACAaaattcaaaaggtacaaaaatgatatactatatatattgaaaaaaatctgtgtaccCATGTGGACCCATGTGATTTAAaattgtgttgttcaagggtaaGCTGTACTGTAACAATGAGGTCTCCCTCTCCTGCCTTCTGGAGGTTCCTCTTTCTGAAGAAACTACTGCTTCCATTAATAAGATACTACTTTACACATTTCTCACTCCACTTCAATCCACTGCCATTCCTGGGATGTTGATCCTGAGTAGAGTTGTAACTGATGTAAGTTGGCCAGTTATTTGGCTTTATTATTTGATTCTATATACCTAGATCCTAAGAAAGACAGTATCCAGACTTGAGGACTACAGAATGTAACATAGCAAGGAATGTGTGAAGCTCCAGCATGGTGCTAATGCCCTTTTCCTGCTCTGAGTTAGTTGTGGAGAAAGTAGAAAAACTAGCTCCTTTTATTTCCATCTACTGATTTGAATTGACTGGTAGGAAGTATTGTCAGTATTAATACATTTGTTTGGCTATTTCTGTTTAGAACCTATAGATAGGAGTGAGGATCAGGGCTTTTTGTTTGTCGGAGGTTCATGTTGCCAATGGAGCCTTGGGAAAATTCTCAGTGATTAAAATGTGGGAATCAGCTGATGTATATCAGGGAGCGAACTATGGAAAACCAACTTAATGTAATTGCTATTTCTGCTGCACTTTATGGATAAGGGGAGGGTAAACAGATACATAGTTCACTGTTAATCGATTGagtatttattgaataacttGCATAATCTGCATTTAGGGAGATGCAGCAGTAGTCAAGGCTCTTGATTTCAATGAAATTATAATTTACTTTGGTAACAAGACTAACATAATGCATATTATGTGTGTCAGGCAATACCAAAGTCTTATGTGTCCTAAGGGTTCAGACGAGGAGACCAATAAATTAAGCCAGTGTTGTCAGGACAGATTTCCTGGATGAAGTGGGACTTGATCTGGGACTTTGAGAATGGAAAGGATTTGGacaggaaaagcaaaggaaagcataCTTTGAAGGTGCTTATCTCTTGTTTTTTTACAAGGACTGTAAATTCACTTTTCAATTGAAAATGTAATACATGCACATGATAAACTCAAGTTGTACAGTGAAAAATGTGACATACCTATTCCAGTTGTCTAGTTTTAGTCTCCAAAGTCAGTCACTattatcagtgtcttttcataaatgttttaattcataaatataaatatatacacatatacatatcccTTTTAAAAACACAGACTATATATACTGTTCTGTGCCTTGATTTTAACGCTTGATATCTTTCTGTATTGGGACATATgtatctttctcattcttttcatAGTTGTATTCCACTCTGCAagtgtaccataatttatttaaccaattatctattgatggacatttatttttattataaatgagaaaatccaGTGAAAACCTTtgtatacacatatttatgtataacttCAAGTCTATTTGTGGGATAAATTCTAAGCAGCATGGGACTTCTGATCACCACCTCTGACAAGGCTGGATGTGGTGAGGATTGGTATTCACCCAATGGTGTTTCGAAAGGGTTATAGGAGCATGGTCCTTAGGAGCTGTTTCTTTCTTAAGACATGTTCAAGTGGTTGTGACAGGTGGCTGTCACAGGCTGAGTGTTACTTACCATCTCTCTTCTCTCATTCTTTCTTCCTTGTAGACAAACCTACCTATCTTCAAGCTGAAGGAGTCCTGTGTACGACGGCGCTACAGTGACTTTGAATGGCTAAAAAATGAGCTGGAGCGAGATAGTAAGGTATGGCCCTGTTCCCTGTGTGACCCTTGGGAGAGGAGATCTCCATAGGTTTATAAAATCTTGAAGGCAATAGGGAGGGTGAACGTACTCTATCGACCAAATACCAGTATGTTGGATCTGAGTGATACCCTTTGAGACCTGAAAGTGGGAAGTTCAGGAGAAATTGTAAAGAAAAATCATTACTTGACTCAGTGGATAGAAAAATCATACAACTTAATTCCTGTAGGTGCTAAAAATGGAAAGTTGAGCTAAATTCTTGGATGGTAGTGGACTGTTAAAGAGAGTGAAGAATATTTgaagtttatttcctttcttttgagaTGGTAAACCTGTCCTCCTGCAGAAACAGAGTTGGATTAATTTTTGACCTGAGCCATCCTgactgttccttttttaaaaactatttattttaattggaggctacttactttacaatattgtggtggtttttgccatacattgacatgaatcagccgcaggtgtatgtgtgtcccccatcctaaacccccctcccacctccctccccatcccatccctttgggttgtcccagtgtaccagctttgagtgtcctgtttcatgcattgaacttggactggtcatctatttcatatatgttagaatacatgtttcaatgctattctctcaaattagaatcccacagagtccaaaagtctgttctttatatctgtctcttttgttgtctcgcatatagggtctttgttaccatctttctaaattccatatatatgcattaatatatggtattggtgtttttctttgtgacttatttcactctgtataataggctccagtttcattcacctcattagagcagattcaaatgcgttctttttaatagctgagtaatattccattgtgtatatgtaccacaactttcttatcctttcatctgtctatggacatctaggctgcttccatgtcctagctattgtaaagagcactgcaatgaacattggagtacatgtgtctcttttatttctggtttcctcagtgtgtatgcccagtagtaggattgctgggttgtatggcagttctattttcagttttttaaggaatctccacactcttctccatagtggctgtactagtttgcattcccaccaacactgtaaaagggttcccttttctccacacccctgACTGTTCTTATGATCTCAGTTCTTGCAAGTTGCTGAACTATGGCATAGGATGGACCCTATTCCTAATAGGAAATGAAATGTACAGTGAGTTACCACCAATATTTTTGCGTCTTCCTACAGATTGTAGTACCACCACTCCCTGGGAAAGCCTTGAAGCGGCAGCTCCCTTTCCGAGGAGACGAAGGGATCTTTGAGGAGTCCTTTATTGAAGAAAGGAGGCAGGGCCTGGAACAGTTTATTAACAAGTAAGCCAAGTTCCTGGGGGTTCCTTTTGCTACTTTTGCCATCTTAGTCTTTTTCTGTATGTTTCATCTCCCTGCCGTTTTGTAATGGATAATATGATGTGGTGCTGATTGTGTGCTGGGGTCACTGGACAGTAAAACTCCATTCCTTTGAGCAGAATTCTGATACTGTGCCCCAGGGCCTGAGGAAGCCCTGCATGTTGGATGTGTCTAGGAATTTGCCCCTCCCTTACCTCTCTATCCCCTTCCGCTCTGCAGTATTACGGTTGAAATGGTGCCCTGCTGCTGTCCTTTATTTGCTTGAACCTCAGGGTTTCTTTACCCTTCTTCCTATGTCCACATCCACAGCCCTGCCCCTCTGTGAATTCTCTCTGGTCCCCAAAACTACTGATAACCATCTTGGTCTCTTTATAGAATTGCTGGGCACCCACTGGCTCAGAACGAACGCTGCCTACACATGTTCCTGCAGGAGGAGGCAATTGACAGGAACTACGTCCCTGGGAAGGTGCGCCAGTAGGAGCCCCTCTCACCACTTGCCCTCTACTTTCCTGCTGAAATGACATTGGTTTTTACActaagcctctctctctctctgatctgAAGTTGTCTGTCCATCCCCtggcctgatagactctggcatTGTGTTCCTTGGTACCTGACTATACCATGGGCACTCTACTAGGATCCTCTTCTCTGAGGAGAGGTGGGAAACCACAGGCAGATGCCCTTTGCTTGGgattgggggggtgggtgggggtatTGGACTGGAAGGCAATTTCTTGGGCATTTACCTATACCAGAAGGCCAACCTTGGGGGCGTGGGTCTTGTGTTGGTGGGGCACTTGGATACATACTGATGCTGCaagtccaggggatttttcttaCTCTTAGGTTTAACCAGGAACGCTGAGCAGGGAAAGACCCTGCCTTTCCTACCTGCATGAACTTTTTTCTTTGGGGAAGGTGGCAGAGACCCcgaagttttcattttctctaggCCTTTTCCCAGTTTTCGCAAGAGTTTCTTTTGTtatactttctctctcccttgttgcttttcatGGCAGTAATTCTAGGGTCTAAGCAGTCTGTTTATGGAGCAAGGTGTGTGGGTTTTTTGGGCCCATCATCATGGCTGCTTCAGAGTCAGAAGAAAGCCATAGGACAGTCAGGGAGATCCTGTTGCCTAGCCCCTCCTTTGTGGCTCCCCACTCTGGCTGCCTGTTTCTTGCTCACCAGCAGGTGAGTCAGTATGGGCTGGGCCAGCAGTTCTCTCTCCCCAAGTCCTCACTACTTTTATGGGTTAGCTTTGCAGGTTTGGTGGCTTGAGGGCCGGGGGAAACTCACCACTGCCAGGTAACTCCCTGAAGGGTGGGAGTAGATCATTTTCTAGGTACCTCCCAGTGGTAGGGAAGGACATCACCACTCTCTTCCTTCCATTCTCCCTCCCCCCCCATCCTATTTAGTGCTGCCACAGGTAGAAACACATGAACAAACCCACATAGTCTGACTTCTCCTAAGCACTTTGAGCTGTTGAATGGGGCTTAGGGGCAAGAGTTGTCACTGCCCTCCCCAGCTTGGTCACAGGGTTATTGAACTGCCTGCACTTGTTTCCCATGGAACCCCAGCATTCTCCCCAGAAGCTGAGCTAGGGTTAGCAGCTGGGTATAGATTTCCTAAATCTTAGAGTCTGAAGCAGCTTCTTGAGGCTGGCAGCTTTCCTGGGCTTCTATCTGGGAGGTGGTGGTTTGTTTGCTGGAGCCCAATGTCTATCCCAAGCGGTGGGATGGGAGCAGGTTAACTCTGGTGTCAGGTCAAAAGTGGGGTCTCTTTGCTTAGACTTCCTGTCATGGAAGGGTTGGAGTTCTTTATATAGGGTCTTGGGGAAAAGGATTACTGATTCTGACAAGACCCTGAACAGAAAGGTTAAGGATTGGATTTTAACATGGGGTTTAAGTCCATCTATATGTTGAAGTTCCCTGAGACAGACCAGCTCTCCGGCTACTGGGCCTGAGCAGCCTCTAGAGAGATGCTCTGCTCCCTTTCCCACCTTTCCAGTGTTGGTGTTGTTGCTGCCTTTTTCATCTGTATCCtctgttacttttgtttttaaagattcctTCTTTCATTGTGCACAAGTGCTGAGAGCCTGAGGTCCCATTTCTGCTGTGTATATATCCTGACTCGGGGCTTTCGTTCAGCAAAATGTTCATTCTTCTGTCAGACAATGTCATATTCAACTCTGTTCATATTAAACCACTGTGAAGCAAGCCTCTGTTTTCCTGTTTAAGTTGTAAATTTAGTACTTTTTAGTTTCTAGAATATTCTGGGTATTGTGCAGAATTATATTAACATGGTCAATGTCCTAAAGTGATAagtaatttttacatttaaatttttaaaaagcagaatccaAGCTACCTGTAACAGTATTTACCTGTCCTTTTTGCAACTTTCAATTGACTTTGTCACAGAGGTAATGCATCTGCTTGGAGGAAGTAGCCACAGGGCTCAATAACTGTGGTTTGGGTCAGATTTAGCAAATTTGGTTTTTAAGCTTGTAGGTTTGTGCTAATTTGggcaaaatatatttatagtatgtgtgtgtatgtatatgcaaatgctatatgtgtacataaacGTGTGCATATGCTCATCCTCCAACACACCCACACACGCCCTACAAACACTTTTTTTCATAGGCTTTTTACCTCAATTGAGATGTTTTCCTTTCAAATAAATTTGATGTAGGCAGAAAGGTGAGTGAACTCTGAGAATTTTTGATGAGTGGATAGTTTCACTTGACCAGTGGGTTCTCAAATGGCTTCATGCACAAAGTGGGTTTTGGGAAAGGTTTGGAATGAGAGGTTAGTTAGGAATCTTGGCATTTGGGAAGTCAAAGCTACTTTTAATCATGtagttgagcatgaaaagaaggTATAGAAAGTGATGTCATTAAAACATTATGAATTAAGATGACTTAACAGTGATATTTGAGTCCAGGTAGAAAAGTGGGGACTGAATTGAAGAAGTTAAAGAGATTTGGGAATTAAATTCCTAAAGATAACTGAGGGAATAGGGAAGAATAGCTATTTCTATGagatgagaaaaaggaagagtAATAAGAGAAATGCAGCCTTCATAGGCAGCAGTATTGGAGAATGAATACAGAATAACCAGAAAAAGCagctataaaaatattaacaaaattttGACAGATAACGATATGTTACAAGTACTAATCAATAGCTGCCTGTGCGCCCAGCCTTATGCTAAAAGTTGGACTGTGATGGGGTGGGTGCTCAAggtacaaataaaataattacattctCTTTCTTCATAGACTTTATACTTTTTATACTTTAGTTTGGGAGATATCTCAATAAGACAAAAAATGCTAGAGACAAATTAAGAGGTCCATATATATCTAGTTATTTGtcctaacttttttctttttaatgttagtCAGGTAAATTATTTCTTTGGATTGAAATGTAAGTGGATTCTGAAAGAACCCCAAATTCAAGCCCATGATCAGTGAGGAGAAGCATACTTTTTGTAAGAAATTCAAGTTTATGCATGCATCTAGGTATTTACTACTAATTAATCCTCTTTTTCCATAGCACAGAAGCAACTCAACTTTTCACTGGGAGCTGGGCGACAGAGGCTAACAAAAATTTTTGAGTATAGTAGCTATACCCAAGGGAAGTCTAAATCTTCACATTCCAAAGATGGCTTAGCTACCCTTTGAACCTTTCTTTGAGATGAGTTGAGCTAGTATAGGGTGGGAGAGATGAACAGCATTCAGGCTTCTTTGGAGTTTTTGTTTGATGAGGTGTCCTAGGTAAGGCATTTCCATCTTCAAATACATGCTGTAATAATTTAAGTAAAATTACTCTTTTGCTTTGGAAATGCAGACTAACTGCTGACTGAAATAGGTATTTCTTCTTATCTTTGAGGATTGTTGAGTCATCTCTGGTTTTCTCAGACACAATAACAGTTATAAGTTTTCCTTACTTCACTCATTTTTAAcccttttatctttattattctgAAGTCTCTCCAAGGTCCTCATATGTCCCCAAGTCATAGAATCTAAAACTGGATACCACTTTAATTATAGCCTGAAGTTTAGGTGGTTGTTAGTCCATCTATATATCACAGTATTcaagtttactttaaaaatacaaacactcTGTGACTAATTTAGCTTGTGgttctctgccactcccttcccgACCACCCACCATCCCTCATTCTTCTTATCTTTTTTACATTATACAAAAAAATTGTTCCCtattctacttttattttctctctccctcctgtctgtctgtctatctacccTTCTGAGAACATAAAAGTCATTCCTTATAAAAGAGACAAACGGGTAATTATTAACATTATACAGAATAAAGGAGTTTTAAAATCACAGCAGGCTTCTTTTAAATATGTACTTCTGTGGTGGTTTTAAGTGTTTGTATATAGATCAACAACTACTTAATATAGAGAAACTGAAGGTAAAGGATTAAGAGGCACTGCAAATTGAAGAACAATCAAATTGGATAAAATGGTAGTTCTTAAGTGAATAGTAAAATACAGTTAGATTCACAGAAATTTATGCATTACTTTTcaagaaaatgttatttcttaTCCAGTAATTTCTTTTGTCCAAATACAGTCAATTTTGATCATCTGTGCTAGTGGAgggatattattaaatattttgttatgCATTTTTGTCCTAAAATTTAAATACAGAGATGTCTAATATTCATAAGACTTAAAAATATTCCCTAATATGTCATCAAAATAAAGATCCAGGAAGATCTTAAAAGTAGTAGAAAGAGTACTAAACCTGGAAGAGAAGCCTGGGTTCAGAGCTGGCTATGCTATTAGATGACTATAGCTCCTTAAGCAAATTGCATCACCACTCTGGGCCTGTTTTCTCAGCTATAAAGTTTTTCAACCCTTGTTTCTTAAGGAGTTGAGAAACCCTGGAGGTGATGCTATCAAAAAAGGTGAAAGCACAGTTTTCCCTCTGTGATGTGGTTTGCTATGGTGCAGTTAGGTTTTCTCTCCCAGAAATGAATGACTCTTCACTTACCCTGATTCGATTTTCTTTGCACATATTCTGTTGTGTCATGAGTACCCCATTGAATCTCAGTGGTGATTTGATTTACAGTTGCCATAATTTTATCATAAGTCTTCTAgccaaaatttttattatttaaaaacaattttttttttgccaagtgacatgagggatcttagttccctgaccagggatcaagctgcATCCCTTGCAGTAGAAGGGTGgacccttaaccactggaccaccaggaagaccctagccaaaatttttaaatgaaataatcaccTCATAACTATatgtagttatttttatttaaaatatataaattataacttTGATTACGAAAGTGCcaattttgttaaaatgttttattgtgaTGAAACTTCAAAAGTAGTTAATGCTAGTTGCCAAAGttcaaacaaaacataaatatgtataaagtgAGATTTCTCCTTATTCCCTAACCCTATTTCCATTCCTCAGGAATAACCTAATTTGGTATGGGTCTTCCTAGGCATTTTTCTATGCACAAATGCATGTatatgaatacatacatacattcatacACACGTAAACACCATTGAATACTCACATACTTGTATATagttatttgaaaacaaaatgggatATTTTATGAAGTATTATGCAAGTTTATTTTGTAATATTGTGTGAACTTCCTCTCATTAGTACATGGAAAtttacctcattttttaaaaatggtgacaTAACATTTTACAGTGTAGTTGTATCAACATTTAATGATTCACTTATTGGTGGAAATCATCTACTATTATAAGTAATGCTGCATATAACCTTGTGTGTTTTAAGTGTTTCTGTAGGATAGATTTTGAGAGAAGGAATTCCTGGGTGAAAGGATGTGTGCATTTTACATTTTGTTAGGTACTACTAAGCTACCTTCTTAAAGAGTGCAGTTTAGTTTCCCACTTACAGAAAATGAGAATTTCTGTAACTTTAC carries:
- the SNX12 gene encoding sorting nexin-12 isoform X4, whose amino-acid sequence is MSDTAVADTRRLNSKPQDLTDAYGPPSNFLEIDIFNPQTVGVGRARFTTYEVRMRTNLPIFKLKESCVRRRYSDFEWLKNELERDSKIVVPPLPGKALKRQLPFRGDEGIFEESFIEERRQGLEQFINKIAGHPLAQNERCLHMFLQEEAIDRNYVPGKVCLLGNIAITGGYW
- the SNX12 gene encoding sorting nexin-12 isoform X3; the encoded protein is MSDTAVADTRRLNSKPQDLTDAYGPPSNFLEIDIFNPQTVGVGRARFTTYEVRMRTNLPIFKLKESCVRRRYSDFEWLKNELERDSKIVVPPLPGKALKRQLPFRGDEGIFEESFIEERRQGLEQFINKIAGHPLAQNERCLHMFLQEEAIDRNYVPGKTHQLQNDCSKYIGHLSLDSEPVPFLSQCQWT